From Desulfuromonas soudanensis, the proteins below share one genomic window:
- the holA gene encoding DNA polymerase III subunit delta produces MTLAELNRALDERKFPQLLFLFGEETFTLDRTAERIRDRAVPVESRDFNYNVFYGKEGRAEEILDVLRTFPAFAEHRLVHVKEAQNLSAAELDVFLSYLRDPVPESILLFTADKIDGRKKFFQDFKKHGNLIEFKKPYDNQIPALVKDMARDAGRLFTESALALFCRRGGSNLQELHGELTKLFAYAGDRDLIDVDDVAAIVSDSRVDSVFDLANALGKGDAAEALRLLQRILAEGVAPLLILNMMVRHFRQLWKTRELLDQGVVSREIPKRIGINPYFLDGLVGQARRFRPDQFRAGFELFLGVDLALKSSGAHPAALLEKLILDLAGTRAR; encoded by the coding sequence ATGACACTGGCAGAATTAAACCGGGCCCTCGATGAACGGAAGTTTCCGCAGCTCCTTTTCCTTTTCGGCGAAGAGACCTTTACTCTGGATCGCACAGCTGAGCGGATTCGCGATCGTGCCGTCCCGGTCGAATCCCGGGATTTCAATTACAACGTTTTTTACGGCAAGGAAGGGCGGGCCGAAGAAATTCTCGATGTCCTGCGGACCTTTCCTGCTTTTGCCGAGCATCGTCTCGTGCATGTCAAGGAGGCGCAGAATCTCTCCGCCGCCGAACTCGATGTATTTCTCTCCTATCTGAGAGATCCCGTCCCCGAGTCCATTCTCCTTTTTACCGCCGACAAGATCGACGGACGCAAGAAATTCTTTCAGGATTTCAAGAAACACGGAAATCTGATCGAGTTCAAAAAACCCTACGACAATCAGATCCCCGCCCTTGTCAAGGACATGGCCAGGGACGCAGGGCGCCTTTTTACCGAGTCGGCCCTCGCTCTTTTCTGCAGGAGGGGCGGCTCCAACCTGCAGGAATTGCATGGTGAGCTGACAAAGCTCTTTGCCTATGCGGGAGACCGTGATCTTATCGATGTGGATGATGTCGCGGCCATCGTATCCGACAGCCGGGTTGACAGTGTCTTCGACCTGGCCAACGCACTGGGGAAAGGGGACGCTGCCGAGGCGCTACGGCTCCTGCAGCGAATATTGGCCGAAGGCGTTGCTCCGCTGCTGATCCTCAACATGATGGTCCGCCATTTCCGTCAGCTATGGAAGACCCGCGAACTGCTCGACCAGGGAGTTGTCAGTCGGGAAATCCCCAAGCGCATCGGTATCAACCCCTATTTTCTCGACGGGTTGGTCGGGCAGGCCCGGCGCTTTCGGCCGGATCAGTTTCGGGCAGGGTTCGAACTCTTTCTCGGCGTCGATCTGGCTCTCAAGTCGAGCGGTGCCCATCCCGCGGCCCTTCTCGAAAAACTGATTCTCGACCTGGCCGGAACCAGGGCCAGGTAG
- the lptE gene encoding LPS assembly lipoprotein LptE, producing the protein MQTLYVGGIVNRTTEPFIETAVANAIIEGFSRRKGIRPIEDEDRADALLTGAVTAYSSKPISYDRFDQIVEYRSSMTIEATLQQQSDGRTLWKGSVSWSEEYLANSDKTLQEDNEALAIASICDRLAEELHVRVMDNF; encoded by the coding sequence GTGCAGACCCTTTACGTGGGGGGCATCGTCAACCGAACGACCGAACCCTTTATTGAAACCGCCGTTGCCAATGCCATCATCGAAGGCTTTTCCCGCCGCAAGGGGATTCGACCCATCGAAGATGAGGATCGGGCCGATGCTCTTCTGACAGGGGCAGTCACAGCTTATTCGTCCAAGCCGATCTCCTATGACCGCTTCGATCAAATCGTCGAATACCGCTCGAGCATGACCATAGAGGCGACTCTTCAGCAACAGAGCGACGGCAGGACACTGTGGAAGGGGTCGGTTTCCTGGTCGGAAGAGTATCTGGCAAACAGCGACAAGACCCTGCAGGAGGACAATGAGGCCCTGGCGATTGCCTCGATCTGCGATCGGTTGGCCGAAGAACTTCATGTGCGGGTTATGGACAATTTCTGA
- the leuS gene encoding leucine--tRNA ligase: MQERYDASAVETRWQQTWADQKTFKVSEISDKVKYYLLEMFPYPSGRIHMGHVRNYSIGDVIARFKRLQGYNVLHPMGWDAFGMPAENAAIQHGTHPAKWTHENIANMRTQLKRMGFSYDWDRELATCDVEYYKWEQLIFLKMYERGLAYKKSSFVNWCPDCQTVLANEQVEDDCCWRCDSEVQQKELEQWFFKITDYAQELLDGTDRLPGWPEPVLTMQRNWIGRSTGCEIDFPLEGSMQKIRVFTTRQDTLFGATFMSLAPEHPLALELTTAAQRGAVEAFLAKVGKQDKLRRTADDLEKEGVFTGSFCINPVTRKRMPVYLANFVLMDYGTGAVMAVPTHDQRDFEFAGKYGLEKVVVIQPEGEVLDPGSMEGAWTGSGIMVHSGTFDGLDNEEAKERIADYLAVEGIGKKTVNYRLRDWGVSRQRYWGNPIPIIYCDLCGAVPVPEKDLPVVLPTDVSLTGEGGSPLAKSSDFVHVSCPQCGEAARRETDTFDTFVESSWYFARYACPDFPSAPIDRQAAEYWLPVDQYIGGIEHAVMHLLYARFFTKVLRDLGLMEVDEPFSNLLTQGMVCMETRSCPEHGWLYPEQVLDGNCSFCGKGAVTGRNEKMSKSKKNVVDPDGLIDRFGADTARLFSLFAAPPEKDLEWNEQGVEGCYRFLNRVWRAVFDNLPIIQETNADGEIGAEAKVLRRQTHRTIKKVTEDIDGRFHFNTAISAIMELVNAIYSFKDKDGAPAVLREGLETVVRLLAPFVPHIAEELWISLGHGAPLEESGWPSWDESALIEDEILIVVQVNGKVRGKITVPADADEEFVRTAALNDENVQRFLEGKSVRKVVVVPGRLVSVVAG, translated from the coding sequence ATGCAGGAACGTTATGATGCCAGTGCCGTAGAGACAAGGTGGCAGCAGACTTGGGCCGACCAGAAGACCTTCAAGGTCTCGGAAATCTCCGACAAGGTGAAATATTATCTACTCGAGATGTTTCCCTACCCCTCGGGGCGGATTCACATGGGGCACGTCCGCAACTACTCCATCGGTGACGTTATCGCCCGATTCAAACGGTTGCAGGGTTACAACGTTCTGCATCCCATGGGTTGGGACGCCTTCGGCATGCCCGCCGAAAACGCTGCCATCCAGCATGGCACCCATCCCGCCAAGTGGACCCACGAAAATATTGCCAACATGCGGACTCAGCTCAAAAGAATGGGGTTTTCCTATGACTGGGACCGGGAACTGGCGACCTGCGATGTCGAGTATTACAAATGGGAGCAGCTGATCTTCCTCAAGATGTACGAGCGAGGGCTGGCCTACAAAAAGAGCTCCTTTGTCAACTGGTGCCCGGACTGCCAGACTGTTCTGGCCAACGAACAGGTGGAGGACGACTGCTGCTGGCGCTGCGACAGCGAGGTTCAGCAGAAAGAGCTGGAGCAATGGTTCTTCAAGATCACCGATTATGCCCAGGAACTTCTCGATGGGACGGATCGCTTGCCGGGATGGCCGGAACCGGTTTTGACCATGCAGCGCAACTGGATCGGTCGCAGTACCGGCTGTGAGATCGATTTCCCCCTCGAAGGATCGATGCAGAAAATCCGGGTATTCACCACCCGGCAGGATACCCTCTTCGGTGCGACCTTCATGAGCCTCGCCCCCGAGCATCCGCTGGCCCTTGAACTGACCACGGCGGCGCAGCGCGGAGCCGTCGAGGCCTTTCTCGCCAAGGTCGGCAAACAGGACAAACTCAGGCGCACCGCCGACGATTTGGAAAAGGAGGGGGTCTTTACCGGCTCCTTCTGTATCAACCCGGTCACCCGGAAGAGGATGCCGGTCTATCTCGCCAATTTCGTCCTGATGGATTACGGAACGGGCGCTGTCATGGCGGTACCCACCCACGACCAACGGGATTTCGAATTCGCCGGCAAATATGGTCTGGAAAAGGTCGTCGTCATCCAGCCTGAAGGGGAGGTGCTCGACCCCGGCTCCATGGAGGGGGCGTGGACAGGCTCAGGCATCATGGTCCATTCCGGAACTTTTGACGGACTGGACAACGAAGAGGCAAAAGAGAGAATTGCCGATTATCTCGCCGTGGAGGGGATCGGCAAAAAAACAGTCAATTACCGTCTTCGTGACTGGGGAGTCTCCCGCCAGCGCTACTGGGGGAACCCGATACCGATCATCTACTGTGATCTCTGCGGGGCCGTCCCCGTGCCGGAAAAGGATCTCCCGGTCGTTCTTCCCACCGATGTCTCCCTGACCGGTGAGGGGGGGAGCCCCCTGGCCAAGAGTTCTGACTTCGTCCATGTCTCCTGCCCGCAGTGCGGCGAGGCTGCCCGGCGCGAGACAGATACCTTCGACACCTTTGTGGAAAGTTCCTGGTATTTCGCCCGTTATGCCTGTCCCGATTTCCCCTCGGCTCCCATCGACCGGCAGGCGGCCGAATACTGGCTTCCCGTTGACCAGTATATCGGCGGCATCGAGCATGCCGTCATGCATCTTCTCTATGCGCGGTTTTTCACCAAGGTCTTGAGGGATCTCGGTCTGATGGAGGTGGACGAGCCCTTCTCCAACCTTCTGACCCAGGGGATGGTTTGCATGGAGACCCGCTCCTGTCCCGAACACGGATGGCTCTATCCGGAGCAGGTCCTTGACGGGAATTGCTCTTTCTGCGGGAAAGGGGCTGTGACCGGACGCAACGAGAAGATGAGCAAATCGAAGAAAAATGTGGTCGATCCCGACGGCCTCATCGACCGCTTCGGTGCCGATACCGCACGCCTCTTCTCCCTGTTTGCCGCTCCTCCGGAAAAAGACCTGGAGTGGAACGAACAGGGGGTGGAAGGTTGTTACCGCTTCCTCAACCGCGTCTGGCGAGCGGTTTTCGACAATCTGCCGATCATCCAGGAGACAAACGCCGACGGGGAGATCGGTGCCGAGGCGAAAGTCCTTCGGCGTCAGACTCATCGCACCATTAAAAAAGTTACCGAGGATATCGACGGTCGGTTCCACTTCAATACGGCAATCTCGGCAATCATGGAATTGGTCAACGCTATCTACTCCTTCAAGGACAAGGATGGTGCGCCCGCGGTTCTCCGGGAAGGGCTGGAAACCGTCGTTCGCCTTCTGGCCCCCTTCGTTCCCCACATTGCCGAAGAATTGTGGATCTCTCTGGGTCATGGAGCTCCCCTGGAAGAGTCCGGCTGGCCGAGCTGGGATGAGTCGGCGCTTATCGAGGATGAGATACTTATTGTCGTCCAGGTAAACGGCAAGGTGCGCGGGAAGATAACCGTCCCCGCCGACGCCGACGAGGAATTCGTCAGGACGGCGGCGCTCAATGATGAAAACGTCCAACGCTTCCTGGAGGGGAAGTCGGTTCGCAAGGTTGTCGTTGTTCCGGGACGTCTGGTCAGTGTGGTGGCAGGCTAA
- the infA gene encoding translation initiation factor IF-1, producing MSKEEAIEVEGSVIEPLPNAMFRVKLDNGHVVLAHISGKMRKFYIRILPGDRVTVELSPYDLTRGRITYREK from the coding sequence TTGTCAAAAGAAGAAGCGATCGAAGTTGAAGGTTCTGTTATAGAGCCCCTGCCCAATGCCATGTTTCGTGTCAAGTTGGACAATGGCCATGTTGTTCTTGCCCACATTTCCGGGAAAATGCGCAAGTTCTATATCCGTATTCTCCCCGGCGACCGCGTTACCGTGGAACTCTCCCCCTATGACCTGACCCGGGGACGGATTACCTACCGCGAAAAATAG
- a CDS encoding response regulator has product MSTYKVLVVEDSPTMRQLIVFALKRIRGFTIIEANDGVDGLKKLSSDKFDLIFTDINMPIMDGLKLVSLVRNDPGYKNVPIVIITTEGASEDRERALALGANDYITKPIQTIKIIDAAKRLLNLS; this is encoded by the coding sequence ATGTCCACATACAAGGTTCTCGTTGTAGAAGACTCACCAACCATGCGGCAATTGATTGTTTTTGCCCTCAAACGAATCCGGGGGTTCACCATCATCGAAGCCAACGATGGCGTCGACGGCCTGAAAAAGCTCTCTTCGGACAAATTTGACCTGATCTTTACCGACATCAATATGCCGATCATGGATGGCCTCAAGCTGGTGAGCCTGGTGCGCAACGATCCCGGTTACAAGAATGTTCCCATCGTTATCATCACCACCGAAGGAGCAAGCGAGGACCGGGAGCGCGCCCTGGCCCTTGGAGCAAACGATTACATCACCAAGCCGATTCAAACCATCAAGATCATCGATGCGGCAAAGCGATTGCTCAATCTCAGCTAG
- a CDS encoding GAF domain-containing protein yields the protein MTDREDERGPAKRAEEFLQVFKKGAEFTQEILKDNERLRYQILELEERLKLREDMGGTGDSVSDKLLERIQVLEKEKKEILERILHVEAENVDFANRYVEVESENNMLANLYIASYQLHSTLDFREVLQVITEIIINLIGAEEFAIMLLDEKTNKLQAMAGEGLELKELPTIGLGEGVIGQMAKTGENYFIDDMENYVRDYAHPIVCIPLKIKEHVIGVIVIYKLLTQKSRFAEVDYELFTLLAGHAATAIFSSKLYSESERKLSTIQGFIELLTK from the coding sequence ATGACGGATCGGGAAGACGAGAGAGGACCAGCCAAGAGAGCCGAGGAGTTTCTTCAGGTTTTCAAGAAGGGGGCGGAATTCACTCAGGAAATTCTCAAGGACAACGAGCGCCTGCGGTATCAGATCCTGGAACTCGAGGAGCGTCTCAAGTTGCGGGAGGATATGGGAGGGACAGGCGACAGCGTTTCCGATAAGCTGCTTGAACGCATTCAGGTCCTCGAGAAGGAAAAGAAGGAGATTCTCGAGCGGATTCTGCATGTTGAAGCGGAAAATGTCGACTTTGCCAATCGCTATGTCGAAGTCGAGTCCGAAAACAACATGCTGGCCAACCTTTATATCGCTTCCTACCAGCTGCATTCGACCCTTGATTTCCGCGAGGTCCTTCAGGTCATAACGGAAATCATCATCAACCTGATCGGGGCCGAAGAGTTTGCCATCATGCTGCTCGACGAGAAGACCAATAAGCTGCAGGCCATGGCGGGGGAGGGGCTTGAACTGAAGGAACTCCCGACCATCGGGCTCGGTGAAGGGGTTATCGGCCAGATGGCCAAGACCGGAGAAAACTACTTCATCGACGATATGGAAAATTACGTTCGGGATTACGCTCACCCCATTGTCTGCATCCCTTTGAAAATCAAGGAACATGTCATCGGCGTCATCGTCATCTACAAGCTGCTGACCCAGAAGAGCCGTTTCGCCGAAGTGGACTATGAATTGTTTACCCTGCTGGCCGGCCACGCTGCAACGGCTATTTTCTCTTCGAAACTCTATTCGGAATCGGAGCGTAAACTGTCGACCATCCAGGGATTTATTGAACTTTTGACCAAATAG
- a CDS encoding protein-glutamate methylesterase/protein-glutamine glutaminase: MSKVVRVLVVDDSAYNRRTIIKMLESIPGVEVAGYACDGEEGLRKVFDLKPDLVTLDLEMPRMDGFTFLRIVMQSRPTPVIVVSARSENESVFRALEFGAVEFVAKPSARITPELFNIRDDLVRKVREIAGTDMSKVVDRAKVVVHGSPEPGSAVVRTPVRESARISQVVIGSSTGGPPALQAIFSAIQRPYPIGFAISQHMPSGFTKAFADRLNKFCHLEIVEAKTGDIMEPGRVLISPGGKNLVFRKRGTQVVAHVVDPLPDQRYIPSVDAMFSSASEVFGANLLGVVLTGMGNDGARGIVDVKGRGGETLAESEESSVVFGMPKEAIATGKVDRVLPLSRMCGEILSRCGY; this comes from the coding sequence ATGAGCAAGGTGGTCAGAGTCCTGGTCGTTGATGATTCGGCCTACAATCGCCGCACGATTATCAAGATGCTCGAGTCGATCCCCGGGGTCGAGGTCGCCGGCTACGCCTGTGACGGCGAAGAGGGTCTGCGCAAGGTTTTCGACCTCAAGCCCGATCTGGTGACCCTCGACCTGGAGATGCCCCGCATGGACGGCTTCACTTTTCTGCGCATTGTCATGCAGAGCCGCCCCACACCGGTCATCGTCGTTTCCGCCCGTTCAGAAAATGAAAGCGTCTTTCGCGCTCTCGAATTTGGCGCCGTGGAGTTCGTGGCCAAACCCTCGGCGCGGATTACCCCCGAACTCTTCAATATTCGCGACGACCTGGTGCGCAAGGTTCGGGAGATTGCCGGAACGGACATGAGCAAGGTCGTCGACCGCGCCAAGGTCGTGGTTCACGGGAGTCCGGAACCGGGGTCGGCTGTGGTGCGGACACCTGTTCGAGAAAGTGCCCGGATTTCCCAGGTGGTGATCGGGTCGTCTACGGGGGGCCCGCCGGCCTTGCAGGCGATTTTCAGTGCCATTCAGCGCCCCTATCCCATCGGTTTTGCCATCTCACAGCATATGCCGTCGGGGTTTACCAAGGCCTTTGCGGATCGCCTCAATAAATTTTGCCACCTGGAGATCGTCGAAGCGAAAACCGGAGATATTATGGAACCCGGTCGGGTTCTGATTTCCCCCGGGGGGAAAAATCTGGTTTTCCGCAAGCGGGGGACTCAGGTGGTGGCCCATGTCGTCGATCCCCTCCCGGACCAGCGATACATTCCTTCGGTAGATGCCATGTTTTCCTCCGCCAGTGAAGTCTTCGGTGCCAATCTCCTCGGTGTCGTTTTGACCGGCATGGGGAACGATGGCGCCCGGGGGATTGTCGATGTTAAAGGGCGTGGGGGTGAAACGCTGGCGGAGTCCGAAGAATCGAGTGTCGTCTTCGGTATGCCCAAGGAGGCCATAGCCACTGGCAAGGTGGATCGCGTGCTGCCCTTGTCGCGCATGTGCGGGGAAATCCTGAGCCGCTGCGGTTATTAG
- a CDS encoding CheR family methyltransferase has product MIFFSPDINMTDEEFRLLRDFVYQYCGLHFTPESKYLLEKRLNKRLQHHRLKNFKDYYYLLRYSQHKDQELTEVIDALTTNETYFFREDFQLKTFTQEILPEIRARKEKTGDKRLRIWSAGCSSGEEPYTIAMLLLGMPAFHDWQIDIIGTDISQRVLQIARKGVYGASSFRATDSNYQRRYFSEVDGKHRVADNVKSLVTISHLNLFDAPRVTLLGKMDAIFCRNVIIYFDQAAKKRVVESFHDRLRPEGFLLLGHSESLMNITNAFVLRHFTNDMVYQRPALSGLNEDRL; this is encoded by the coding sequence ATGATCTTTTTTTCCCCGGACATCAATATGACCGATGAGGAGTTCCGCCTTCTGCGGGATTTCGTCTATCAATATTGCGGCCTCCACTTCACTCCCGAGTCGAAATACCTTCTGGAAAAGCGTCTCAACAAACGACTGCAGCACCACCGGTTGAAAAACTTCAAAGATTACTACTATCTTTTACGTTACAGCCAGCACAAGGATCAGGAGCTGACCGAGGTTATCGATGCCCTGACCACCAATGAAACCTATTTTTTCAGGGAAGATTTTCAACTCAAGACATTCACCCAGGAGATTCTCCCAGAGATTCGCGCCAGAAAAGAAAAGACCGGCGACAAGCGACTGCGAATCTGGAGCGCCGGCTGTTCCAGTGGCGAGGAACCCTACACCATCGCCATGCTCCTCCTCGGGATGCCGGCGTTTCACGACTGGCAGATTGACATCATCGGCACCGATATCAGCCAGCGGGTGTTGCAAATTGCCCGCAAGGGGGTCTATGGAGCATCTTCTTTCCGGGCCACCGATTCAAACTATCAGCGCCGCTATTTTTCCGAGGTCGATGGCAAGCACCGGGTGGCCGACAATGTAAAGAGTCTGGTGACGATCAGCCACCTGAATCTCTTCGACGCGCCGCGGGTGACTCTCCTGGGAAAAATGGATGCCATTTTCTGTCGCAACGTCATCATATATTTTGATCAGGCCGCCAAAAAACGGGTGGTGGAGAGTTTCCACGACCGTCTCCGTCCCGAGGGATTTCTCCTGCTCGGCCATTCCGAGTCGCTGATGAACATCACCAACGCGTTTGTGCTGCGCCATTTTACCAACGACATGGTCTACCAGCGTCCGGCCCTCTCAGGCCTCAACGAGGACCGTCTATGA
- a CDS encoding HEAT repeat domain-containing protein, whose amino-acid sequence MNRQSILEMLQSAQEEERLQGLKAVGQEDPQAAIAWILRAMGDDSWRVRKEAADLFLSLPGAADLAGEVVELLHSTDNVGLRNTAAETLILLGRRAVPSLLEEVGCNDQDVRKFVLDILGEIGDEQSIGPMIRALADLDINVRAAAAENLGKLRATQAVPALLAAMADPDLLFRFTILEALGKIGERIPIARLLEFEDDRLLRKALFECLGRLGGNEAVPVLVGGLCDQMRNVREAAALALQRIATRQQADVVTALGGIGGRPEADGLIALLTSAREEVRRAAVVLLGWTDDSRAAAPLLALLDDEALREPAVAALIAMGPDVTGTLLEGWLDAGNRTRVYLAYLAGEVGCGAAVPYLAEGMTSDDAELKLVCAQSLGKLADETAIPLLIDCLGDESSDLQSVAVGALSLIGRAHSQKTKEALLPILESDNPQVRMYAIQILGPFDGADVVRSLSFAMKDESSLVRRAAVRALEEQPGERRLEFMMIALTDEDSEVRRLAAESLGLTGSREALKPLELALQDEDIWVRAAAVRSLGNLGGEEAIRMVGQAMNDPVGLVSIAALETLSRLAPEASYPILVEALSHPDEEVVTTALDTLTVSGQKGWIPPVREFLINHRHWEVRTSFIRTLAELEGVHCRDTLEARLLVEGEELVRQQIQELLRRLSHSLSQG is encoded by the coding sequence GTGAATAGACAATCCATTTTGGAAATGTTGCAGTCCGCTCAGGAAGAGGAGCGGCTTCAGGGTCTGAAGGCCGTGGGTCAGGAAGATCCGCAAGCCGCGATCGCCTGGATTCTCCGGGCCATGGGGGATGACAGTTGGCGTGTCCGCAAGGAGGCCGCCGATCTTTTTTTATCCCTTCCCGGCGCCGCCGATCTTGCCGGGGAGGTCGTCGAACTTCTCCATTCGACGGACAACGTCGGGTTAAGAAATACCGCCGCTGAAACCCTCATTCTTCTCGGACGTCGTGCCGTACCCTCTCTCCTCGAAGAGGTGGGGTGCAACGATCAGGATGTGCGCAAGTTTGTTCTGGATATCCTCGGGGAAATCGGCGATGAACAATCCATCGGCCCGATGATCAGGGCCTTGGCTGACCTCGATATCAATGTTCGGGCGGCGGCGGCGGAAAACCTCGGCAAACTCCGGGCGACCCAAGCCGTACCTGCCTTGCTGGCGGCTATGGCCGATCCGGACCTGCTGTTTCGATTCACAATTCTCGAGGCCCTGGGAAAGATCGGAGAACGTATTCCGATCGCTCGGCTTCTTGAATTTGAAGACGACAGGCTGTTGAGAAAAGCCCTCTTCGAGTGTCTCGGTCGTCTCGGTGGAAACGAGGCCGTCCCCGTTCTCGTTGGCGGTCTCTGCGACCAGATGCGCAACGTGCGGGAGGCTGCAGCCCTGGCGCTGCAGCGCATTGCAACAAGGCAGCAAGCCGATGTCGTGACCGCACTCGGCGGGATCGGGGGCCGCCCCGAGGCCGATGGCCTGATCGCCCTGCTGACGAGCGCCCGTGAGGAAGTGCGCAGGGCGGCCGTTGTTCTGCTGGGGTGGACGGACGATTCTCGGGCCGCCGCGCCCCTCCTGGCGTTGCTCGACGACGAAGCGCTTCGTGAGCCGGCGGTCGCAGCGCTCATTGCCATGGGTCCGGATGTCACGGGAACCCTCCTCGAGGGGTGGCTTGACGCCGGCAATCGCACTAGGGTCTATCTTGCCTATCTGGCGGGGGAGGTAGGTTGTGGCGCTGCCGTCCCGTATCTCGCTGAAGGAATGACTTCGGACGACGCCGAGTTGAAGCTGGTCTGCGCCCAGTCTCTGGGCAAACTTGCAGATGAAACCGCCATTCCGCTCCTCATCGACTGTCTCGGCGACGAGTCGTCCGATCTTCAGTCGGTGGCCGTGGGAGCCCTGAGTCTTATCGGCCGGGCCCACAGTCAAAAAACCAAAGAGGCGCTTTTGCCCATATTGGAGAGTGACAACCCCCAGGTCCGGATGTACGCCATCCAGATTCTCGGTCCCTTTGACGGCGCCGATGTCGTACGCAGTCTCTCCTTTGCCATGAAAGACGAATCGTCGCTCGTGCGTCGAGCCGCGGTCAGGGCGCTCGAGGAACAGCCCGGGGAGAGACGTCTCGAGTTCATGATGATCGCCCTGACCGACGAAGATTCGGAGGTCCGGCGCCTTGCAGCCGAATCCCTCGGTCTGACAGGGAGCCGGGAGGCCCTGAAGCCCCTGGAACTGGCCCTGCAGGATGAGGACATCTGGGTTCGCGCTGCGGCCGTGCGCTCTCTGGGAAACCTCGGTGGCGAAGAGGCGATCCGGATGGTGGGCCAGGCAATGAACGATCCCGTCGGGCTGGTGAGCATCGCCGCCCTGGAAACCCTTTCCCGCCTCGCTCCCGAGGCTTCCTACCCGATTCTGGTCGAAGCCCTTTCCCATCCCGACGAAGAGGTGGTGACCACGGCCCTCGACACCCTGACTGTCAGCGGTCAGAAGGGCTGGATTCCTCCGGTACGGGAGTTTCTCATCAACCATCGTCACTGGGAGGTGCGCACCTCCTTCATTCGTACCCTGGCCGAATTGGAAGGGGTCCACTGCCGCGACACCCTTGAAGCCCGTCTTCTGGTCGAAGGGGAGGAACTGGTCCGCCAGCAAATCCAGGAACTCCTGCGTCGTCTTTCCCATTCCCTGAGTCAGGGGTGA
- a CDS encoding response regulator, producing MGHSDGAFCATIEELLSGSGMTVQVCHDGHNALNAMEKRPPQVAIIDVALPGLFGFEVVDKIRARPGLKDVKIILLSSVYNKAAYKRTPSSLYGADDYIEKHHIPTDLVSKIRALLAIPENPVSPPKQPSLPQPPPAKSIHFVDEMNSKIQHAEEGEIVAKGPDDAADKARRLARIIISDIALYNQDKFEQGIRGGNTLELLAEEIREGRKLFKKRVDAEVCQGEDFLQTALEAFIERRKRELQH from the coding sequence GTGGGACACAGTGACGGTGCCTTCTGCGCGACCATCGAGGAACTGCTGAGCGGGTCGGGAATGACAGTACAGGTCTGTCATGACGGCCATAACGCTCTGAATGCCATGGAAAAAAGACCGCCTCAGGTGGCCATTATCGATGTGGCACTCCCCGGTCTCTTCGGTTTCGAGGTGGTGGACAAAATCCGGGCCCGTCCCGGCCTCAAGGATGTCAAGATTATCCTCCTCTCCTCGGTATACAACAAGGCCGCCTACAAACGGACGCCGTCCTCCCTCTACGGGGCTGACGATTACATCGAAAAACATCATATTCCCACCGACCTGGTTTCGAAGATCCGGGCGTTGCTGGCGATCCCCGAAAATCCCGTTTCGCCCCCGAAGCAACCCTCGCTGCCGCAGCCTCCCCCTGCGAAATCGATCCATTTTGTCGACGAAATGAATTCAAAAATCCAGCATGCCGAAGAAGGTGAGATTGTCGCCAAGGGCCCCGATGACGCGGCAGACAAGGCACGACGCCTGGCACGGATCATCATTTCGGACATCGCCCTGTACAATCAGGACAAGTTTGAGCAGGGGATACGCGGCGGCAACACATTGGAACTCCTCGCCGAAGAAATCCGGGAGGGGCGCAAACTCTTTAAAAAGCGGGTCGATGCCGAAGTCTGTCAAGGGGAGGACTTTTTGCAAACCGCCCTGGAAGCCTTTATCGAACGCCGAAAACGGGAACTCCAGCATTAA